The Actinobacillus equuli genome includes a window with the following:
- a CDS encoding PTS mannose/fructose/sorbose transporter subunit IIC — translation MELSFLQILLVFLAACISGAGSILDEWQTQRPIVACTLVGLALSVGAPDSAEVIKNAIIIGGTLELMALGWMNIGAAVAPDAALASVVSTILVIVGGQEIATGIAVAIPLAAAGQVLTYVVRAITVGFQHAADKSIEDGSLTRLDWLHRGALMLQVMRIAIPALVVALTAGTDVVQTMLNAIPPVVTTGLKIAGGFIAVVGYAMVINMMRAGHLMPFFFAGFVIAGFTDFNLVALGALGAIMALLYIQLHPKYNKSQQVVVAQAADNGLDNRLD, via the coding sequence ATGGAACTCTCATTCTTACAAATTCTTTTAGTGTTCCTTGCCGCTTGTATTTCAGGCGCAGGTTCAATCCTTGATGAATGGCAAACCCAGCGTCCAATCGTGGCGTGTACATTAGTCGGTTTAGCGTTATCAGTAGGTGCGCCGGATTCTGCGGAAGTGATTAAAAATGCAATCATTATCGGTGGTACGCTTGAATTAATGGCATTAGGTTGGATGAACATCGGTGCGGCAGTTGCACCGGATGCGGCATTAGCTTCTGTTGTTTCAACTATCCTTGTTATTGTTGGCGGTCAAGAAATCGCAACAGGTATCGCAGTTGCAATTCCACTTGCAGCGGCAGGTCAAGTATTAACTTATGTAGTACGTGCAATTACCGTTGGTTTCCAACACGCGGCAGATAAATCAATCGAAGACGGTAGCTTAACTCGCTTAGACTGGTTACACCGTGGTGCGTTAATGCTTCAAGTAATGCGTATTGCAATCCCGGCGCTTGTTGTTGCGTTAACAGCAGGTACTGACGTTGTACAAACAATGTTAAATGCAATTCCGCCGGTTGTGACAACAGGTCTTAAAATTGCAGGTGGCTTTATTGCGGTAGTAGGTTACGCAATGGTTATCAATATGATGCGTGCGGGTCACTTAATGCCTTTCTTCTTCGCAGGTTTCGTTATTGCAGGCTTTACTGATTTCAACCTTGTTGCACTAGGTGCATTAGGTGCAATCATGGCATTGCTTTACATCCAATTACATCCTAAATACAACAAAAGCCAACAAGTTGTGGTAGCACAAGCAGCTGATAACGGCTTAGACAACCGCTTAGACTAA
- the manA gene encoding mannose-6-phosphate isomerase, class I yields the protein MIFKLKGKFQHYDWGGSTFIPHFLKLDAPEQKTYAEYWLGAHPSAPSDILFEQKWLPLDQVLQVAPELLGEKSRSLFGDNLPYLLKILDIKQPLSIQIHPTKAEAEHGFALENQQGVPLTAPQRVYKDRNHKPEMMIALSDFWGLHGFKPITDIKASLEQHDSLKPIAKALDEKGLPLVYADIMQADKQQIAEWLLPIIEEKFEEYQAGKLKPDNPDYWICYISDAMNSPLHSLDGGIICFYFFNIVYLKKGEGLYQGAGLPHAYLRGQNIELMANSDNVIRGGLTPKHIDIPALLHSIDYRPVTPKIIPAYRETDGFIHLYPTPEAKDFALQHLEFKPFDEENFTADCASILLVMKGSLYIDLGKEAIHLQQGESIFIAAESQVDIIAETDGYAVIATLP from the coding sequence ATGATTTTTAAATTAAAAGGCAAATTTCAACATTATGATTGGGGTGGTTCAACTTTTATTCCTCATTTTTTGAAGTTGGATGCGCCCGAACAAAAAACGTACGCGGAATATTGGTTAGGAGCCCATCCCTCGGCACCCTCGGATATTTTATTTGAACAAAAATGGCTCCCCTTGGATCAAGTTCTTCAAGTTGCTCCCGAATTATTAGGTGAGAAAAGCCGAAGCCTATTTGGTGATAATCTTCCTTATTTATTGAAAATTTTAGATATAAAACAACCGCTTTCTATTCAAATTCATCCTACTAAAGCCGAAGCTGAACATGGTTTTGCCTTAGAAAATCAGCAAGGTGTTCCTCTTACTGCCCCCCAGCGCGTTTATAAAGATCGCAACCATAAGCCGGAGATGATGATCGCTCTTTCTGACTTTTGGGGATTACATGGCTTCAAACCGATTACTGATATTAAAGCGAGTTTAGAACAGCATGATTCACTTAAACCGATTGCTAAAGCTTTAGATGAAAAGGGTTTACCTTTGGTTTATGCCGATATTATGCAGGCGGACAAGCAACAAATTGCTGAGTGGTTGTTACCGATTATTGAAGAAAAATTTGAAGAATACCAAGCCGGGAAACTGAAACCGGATAATCCGGATTATTGGATATGCTACATTTCTGATGCGATGAATTCACCATTACACAGTTTAGACGGTGGTATTATTTGTTTTTATTTCTTTAATATCGTTTATCTCAAAAAAGGTGAAGGCTTATATCAAGGTGCGGGCTTGCCGCACGCTTATTTACGCGGACAAAATATTGAATTAATGGCAAATTCGGATAACGTTATTCGGGGCGGATTAACACCTAAACACATTGATATTCCCGCTTTACTGCATTCGATTGACTATCGTCCGGTTACACCTAAAATTATTCCGGCTTATCGGGAAACCGATGGCTTTATTCATCTTTACCCAACACCGGAAGCCAAAGATTTTGCCTTACAGCATCTCGAATTTAAACCTTTTGATGAAGAAAACTTTACCGCAGATTGCGCAAGTATTCTGTTAGTTATGAAAGGTAGCCTATACATTGATTTAGGCAAAGAGGCGATTCATCTACAGCAAGGCGAGTCAATTTTTATCGCGGCGGAAAGCCAAGTGGATATTATTGCGGAAACAGACGGCTATGCAGTGATTGCAACCTTGCCGTAA
- a CDS encoding PTS mannose transporter subunit IID: MTTEIKKVTKSDLNAVVRRSNLFQGSWNFERMQGLGFAYSMVPVIKRLYPDQNSQERKDAIKRHLEFFNTQPFVAAPVLGVTIAMEEERANGKEIDNAAINGIKVGLMGPLAGVGDPIFWGTVRPVFAALGAGIALNGSILGPILFFVLFNLVRLATRYYGVTYGYKKGLDVVQDMSGGLLQKLTEGASILGLFIMGALVQKWTSINVPLVVSTIQMQDGTEQTTTVQQILDSLMPGLLPLLLTFACMWLLRNRVNALWIIVGFFVIGILGAATGALA; the protein is encoded by the coding sequence ATGACTACTGAAATCAAAAAAGTAACAAAAAGTGATTTGAATGCGGTTGTTCGTCGTTCAAACTTATTCCAAGGTTCATGGAACTTTGAACGTATGCAAGGCTTAGGTTTTGCTTACTCAATGGTACCGGTTATCAAACGTTTATATCCGGATCAAAACTCACAAGAACGTAAAGATGCGATTAAACGTCACTTAGAATTCTTCAATACTCAACCATTCGTTGCTGCACCGGTATTAGGTGTGACGATTGCGATGGAAGAAGAGCGTGCAAACGGTAAAGAGATCGACAATGCGGCAATCAACGGTATTAAAGTTGGTTTAATGGGACCGCTTGCCGGTGTGGGTGACCCAATCTTCTGGGGTACGGTTCGTCCGGTATTTGCAGCGCTTGGTGCGGGTATCGCATTAAACGGTTCAATCCTTGGTCCGATTTTATTCTTCGTATTATTTAACCTTGTTCGTTTAGCGACCCGTTACTACGGTGTAACTTACGGTTATAAAAAAGGTTTAGACGTAGTACAAGATATGAGTGGCGGCTTGTTACAAAAATTAACGGAAGGTGCATCAATCCTTGGTTTATTTATCATGGGGGCGTTAGTTCAGAAATGGACAAGCATCAATGTACCACTTGTAGTTTCTACGATTCAAATGCAAGACGGTACGGAACAAACAACAACCGTACAACAGATTCTTGATAGTTTAATGCCAGGTTTATTACCGTTATTATTAACATTTGCTTGTATGTGGTTACTACGTAACCGTGTCAATGCACTTTGGATTATCGTAGGCTTCTTTGTTATCGGTATCTTAGGTGCAGCAACAGGTGCATTAGCTTAA
- a CDS encoding DUF986 family protein, with protein sequence MTNIILLIGIAAVLAFAIYDQVIMPNLKGETKLTVQLQRQVKGDAWILIGLITLTMVYGVQNGIESLTIYLLAFSIILCVYVTFLRSPRLLLKEQGFFFANVFFEYANIHQINLAQSQIIVIDLKSGRRLLVRIQTPEDIEKVVNFFGGYKK encoded by the coding sequence ATGACAAACATTATTCTTCTTATTGGTATCGCAGCAGTGCTTGCTTTTGCAATTTACGATCAAGTGATTATGCCTAACCTGAAAGGTGAAACGAAATTGACCGTGCAATTACAACGCCAAGTAAAAGGAGATGCGTGGATCTTAATTGGTTTGATTACGCTTACGATGGTTTATGGAGTACAAAATGGAATCGAATCGTTAACCATTTATTTATTGGCGTTTTCAATTATACTTTGTGTTTATGTCACTTTTTTACGTTCGCCACGTTTGTTATTAAAAGAACAAGGATTCTTTTTTGCCAATGTCTTTTTTGAGTATGCTAATATTCATCAAATTAACTTAGCTCAATCACAAATTATTGTGATTGATTTAAAAAGCGGACGACGTTTACTAGTACGTATTCAAACGCCTGAAGATATAGAGAAAGTTGTAAACTTCTTTGGAGGATACAAAAAATGA